A window of the Lactuca sativa cultivar Salinas chromosome 7, Lsat_Salinas_v11, whole genome shotgun sequence genome harbors these coding sequences:
- the LOC111912030 gene encoding uncharacterized protein LOC111912030, whose amino-acid sequence MNAYKAYKACAPIAWSPNLYITLVRGIPGTRKLHRRTLEALRLGKCNRTVMRWNTPTVRGMLQQVKRLVVIETEEMFKARKEKEAQHRACRPPLVVTHVPVPASNSSQQAA is encoded by the exons ATGAATGCTTACAAGGCTTACAAAGCATGTGCTCCAATAGCATGGAGTCCCAACCTCTACATAACTCTGGTGAGGGGAATTCCAGGAACCAGGAAACTTCACAGGCGCACTTTAGAAGCATTGCGTTTAGGAAAATGCAATCGAACTGTTATGAGATGGAATACTCCTACTGTTAGAGGAATGCTTCAACAG GTTAAAAGATTGGTTGTAATTGAGACTGAAGAAATGTTTAAAGCACGTAAAGAAAAAGAAGCACAACACCGTGCCTGTCGTCCACCTTTGGTTGTGACCCATGTTCCTGTTCCTGCAAGCAACTCTTCTCAACAGGCTGCTTAA
- the LOC111912028 gene encoding protein NRT1/ PTR FAMILY 6.4 produces MVLDVSNGEKDDTVSLDYKGNPADNSKTGGWLAAGLILGTELSERICVMGISMNLVTYLVGELHLSSSKSANTVTNFMGALNILALFGGFLADAKFGRYLTIAIFASICAVGVTLLTLATSIPGMRPPHCDQPRKQQCIEASGSQLAMLYVALYTIALGGGGIKSNVSGFGSDQFDISDPKEEKKMVYFFNRFYFCISLGSLFAVTVLVYIQDNVGRGWGYGISAGTMIVAVVVLVCGTALYRFKKPQGSPLTVIWRVVFLAVKNRKQTYSNPEFLNDYSNSKVPHTKRFRCLDKAAILDEYASSEENRNNPWIVSTVTQVEEVKMVINLIPIWSTCILFWTVYSQMNTFTIEQATLMNRSVAGFSIPAGSFSVFLFISILLFTSLNERVVIPIARKITHDPKGLRSLQRIGIGLVLSVVGMVASAVVEKRRRVMHGKMTEISAFWLVPQFFLVGAGEAFAYVGQLEFFIREAPERMKSMSTGLFLSTLAMGYFMSSVLVSLTDMATNGSWLTNNLNKGKLENFYWLLAILGAINFFAFLVLASRHQYKVQNFIGPKSEKEIENWGIEMVDDVEVKKAVMGGKEEA; encoded by the exons ATG GTTTTGGATGTTTCAAATGGGGAAAAAGACGATACGGTTTCCCTTGATTACAAAGGAAACCCAGCTGACAACTCGAAAACTGGTGGTTGGCTTGCAGCCGGACTAATTTTAG GGACTGAGCTGTCTGAGAGAATATGTGTGATGGGTATATCGATGAATTTGGTGACATATTTGGTGGGGGAATTGCATCTTTCATCATCAAAATCTGCAAACACTGTGACAAATTTCATGGGAGCTTTAAACATTTTAGCCCTTTTTGGTGGGTTTTTGGCTGATGCTAAATTTGGACGTTACCTCACCATTGCTATATTTGCATCTATATGTGCTGTG GGGGTGACACTGTTGACATTAGCAACAAGCATTCCAGGCATGAGGCCACCTCATTGTGATCAACCTAGGAAACAACAATGCATAGAAGCTTCCGGAAGCCAACTAGCAATGCTTTATGTTGCACTTTACACAATCGCGTTAGGTGGAGGGGGTATAAAGTCAAACGTTTCGGGTTTCGGGTCAGACCAATTTGACATTTCTGACCCTAAAGAGGAGAAAAAAATGGTTTATTTTTTTAACCGGTTTTATTTCTGTATAAGTCTCGGGTCCCTTTTTGCGGTTACTGTGTTGGTGTATATACAAGACAATGTGGGACGCGGTTGGGGGTACGGGATTTCGGCGGGTACGATGATTGTGGCGGTTGTCGTGTTGGTTTGTGGGACCGCTTTGTATCGGTTTAAGAAACCGCAAGGAAGCCCGTTGACGGTTATTTGGAGAGTCGTGTTTTTGGCTGTTAAAAATCGGAAGCAGACTTATTCAAATCCCGAGTTTTTAAATGATTATAGCAACTCCAAAGTTCCACACACAAAGAGATTCAG GTGTCTTGACAAGGCTGCAATACTAGATGAATACGCGTCTTCAGAAGAAAACCGAAACAATCCATGGATAGTGTCAACCGTGACACAAGTTGAGGAGGTCAAAATGGTCATAAATTTAATCCCGATATGGTCAACATGTATTCTATTTTGGACTGTGTACTCACAAATGAACACTTTCACAATAGAGCAAGCTACTTTAATGAACCGAAGCGTCGCGGGTTTTAGCATACCCGCAGGGTCGTTTTCGGTATTTCTCTTCATATCAATTCTCCTATTCACATCTCTGAACGAAAGGGTGGTTATCCCTATAGCGAGAAAGATAACTCATGATCCAAAAGGGTTGAGAAGTTTACAAAGAATTGGGATTGGGCTTGTTTTATCGGTTGTAGGTATGGTGGCGTCTGCAGTTGTTGAAAAGAGACGAAGGGTAATGCATGGAAAAATGACAGAAATTTCCGCTTTTTGGTTGGTTCCTCAATTTTTCTTGGTGGGAGCGGGTGAGGCGTTTGCTTATGTGGGACAACTTGAGTTTTTCATAAGGGAAGCACCCGAGAGGATGAAGTCCATGAGTACAGGGTTGTTTTTGAGTACTTTGGCTATGGGGTATTTCATGAGCAGTGTGTTGGTGTCGTTGACAGATATGGCGACTAATGGGAGTTGGCTTACAAATAATTTGAACAAAGGTAAATTGGAGAATTTCTATTGGTTGCTTGCGATTCTAGGAGCAATAAACTTTTTCGCTTTTTTGGTTTTGGCATCGAGGCATCAGTATAAAGTGCAAAACTTTATTGGGCCTAAAAGTGAAAAAGAGATTGAGAATTGGGGTATTGAAATGGTTGATGATGTAGAAGTGAAGAAGGCTGTTATGGGTGGGAAGGAAGAAGCTTaa